From Etheostoma cragini isolate CJK2018 chromosome 14, CSU_Ecrag_1.0, whole genome shotgun sequence, the proteins below share one genomic window:
- the LOC117957211 gene encoding uncharacterized protein LOC117957211 — MFSSVLVLVLVLVLAAPVLLTPSASHQLQVRGQRAPRDTRQDSIKVVISEGCVTQGESSDVTRGGKEIDLTPGSPLILTHKINLVPSGSGSGSCGCEADLAALRERLERLEREVSSLREKCGGPEGGCCTSKESKAFLIDHLQKGDHLLLPLCTPFTPRLQIPFISPAKEQKNVPGRWFTLGPVMPSSHWLQSAPVNPRRQTQRPLTHRPLLLQLPGQPLAAQSGPAKPTSQAHTPFTHFPRLLQLLGQALPEQSGPLNPSSHTHSPSIQRPLLLQFPEQAVSAQSSPVKPLWHTHLPSTHLPRSPQSLRQDLSEQSGPLNPSSHTHAPSIQRPLLLQLPGQAVSEQSAPVKPLWHTHLPLTHFPRLLQSSGQAFFFEQSLPVNPGWHTHSPLTQRPLLLQLPGQAVSEQSAPVKPLWHKHLPLTHFPWLLQSSGQAFLEQSGPENPGWHTHSPSIQRPLLLQLPGQAVSEQSAPVKPLSHTHFPSTHLPRSKQSFGQILSEQSGPLNPSSHTHSPSTQRPLLLQFPGQAVSEHSAPVKPLWHTHFPSTHLPWLLQPSGQPLREQSGPVKPGSHRHRPSTHRPLSLQFPGQLVRLQSGPLKPEKQTHLPSTQRPWSLHSLGHSSISGLMEQPAPEAEGTDALNKGDDTQRHVLLPLPLILSYGVLETPPAVPLPLISSYPVPETSPAVPLPLISSYPVPETSPAVERVPTTPHLVLPSPRDLSCKTSPAIPLLLISSYGVLETPPAIPLLLISSYPVPETSPAIPLPLISSYGVLETPPTVPLPLILSYRKESDPQIRVQVEGGLTSYTQTGLAAGQDYTASVTGEVGGKRGAETSAEFSTLIFGPTNLRVVKTTSTSAVVQWEPSQGEIDRYRLTVAPNDGSGKSQEMTVPAGQDSAHLQQLVAGRVYDITLVAEKGASQSKPATTQATPGKTLPRVAMAASTMQVPLAPGQNISDGDQELNPALEVFDQQSSREDGSESDGPNRHSTSSVTARTKPLFSRKMPVNGTKLKVAERPTLYRKPNGTLRFNTTRVVPGWRNVGQGSLRKSPVGQKKKEPMLPKKPKPGVPTSEGRTTALHERDPSVDALSTRRRHDENKALSAVSGTDSDTYRQSSSEEPIVGVDSERQPDVGVAGQENHTAPVSPGPTGTVQSQEKKCMNKVKVTHIRLPHQGRGSGCKGDGTELVRKTAGSDQGSSETDDLKPSSAETDLDYTPGPLHKLLKDTFDGLNIKTFSVHLSEPSNLSLDAETVRKQIISGLKPLPPSFSWSSSSSSSTLQSPSRSSAKPTSSSVPSSPSSLASPSLAPSSSTAPSSLTWSMASPSTLPSPPSSSSLSSSDKSGSVGSNEPDVDNSQSATDVKSPEDMKLTSSEKGGVHLFQRTPSKHGYVRRPGPNAGLFQNKTRLNLRLPHHLTPRLNLIPRRETETGPTSTNELSSSPSSSDLEDSSTVDVSASLRNTSGDKDGATKPSSSGVQQNQEKMPTERGRFPVRRFPGYLHRPNLGPLQNKTRPNSSQLPPPSRPLNPASETRRQHVSSTEATVTLSSVAKESHSAEGTAPKEGENEDRVVTSMSTKFNQTLRRSEAFSTHRPTTKAMGSKGTYFRRSQLSDGRSQNKTRTNLRPPQHPHRGPMRKPSPARKQTGGITVGSQISHLEKDSTLEIPDDQSGGQDALMPPQGVQIRRLGEQGQDTAVRPQTNKLEEGDGAPIQTTRSGEEETSTLDSKADSDTHKDGVNAGKHPGATSRGKPTLKQTSDSRHGDPRSVKLPKRQPPTPTRSMTAQNPTRIRHPHNGGNTRTEDKTRNIAKKLFESKTESIDSQLQMGSDGPSSIVTREPLDYVGVTNRTSDGFTLVWDSPEDKYKNFVVTSKDIGKDEGPKKDSKKDQEEEEQEVSRKEAKDHEEEQEDLRKEAKDHEEEQEDLRKEAKDQEEEKEDLRKEGGNEEEEVTQQPTKETHSENGSSEHENKVPESVSMPVPRIQSGSTAKPVAGTDNTFKKVISGSSRSFQFENLPPQTEYTVTLLGKGPGLLSRLHKLVISTGPEPPTDIAFSAVTENSLTVSWTKPKTPISGFKVTYTHTDHGEPVSVTVDSGDSTLGLSQLSPGSSYEVSIISILGLDESDPIKDSVMTLPDPPKDLRAVNVTDTKALLLWRPALAAVDKYAIVYGSGTDAELRITVSGNAAEQQLSGLDGSTTYTVTISSLLGSTESSGASTSFTTTGGSGRGGGGPSDLQANDVTPRTALLSWKPPLTPTVGYRLTYQTEGQGPKEVVVDASVTEYNLTRLQPGSKYVVQLQAGAGGRYTAPISTHFTTGTLKFPFPSDCSQELLNGIRTSGEVEIFPHGKLGTPMMVYCDMETDGGGWTVFQRRTDGSVDFFRGWKDYTKGFGSLSGEFWLGLENLYNLTAMTPMSLRVDLRDKGDAVFAKYSTFELIKRNYKLSVGGYSGTAGGRTRGSAGVWFQNARAKLRRSLTADDSQVNSPSAPYRGVTVATGSPSYSPPDQSQPFSFNTSTIDQLQLSLLTAPLSSPPASPGASQSAFFLDYDSQSAPGCVSSLEAFEDFGEAGGGPEGDVDSDSSHRRHYC, encoded by the exons TTGGGTCCGGTCATGCCGTCCTCACACTGGCTGCAGTCCGCTCCGGTGAACCCTCGCCGGCAGACGCAGCGCCCTTTGACGCACCGCCCCTTGTTGTTGCAGTTACCGGGACAACCTTTGGCGGCGCAGTCCGGCCCGGCAAAGCCCACGTCGCAGGCGCACACCCCGTTCACGCACTTCCCGCGGTTGCTGCAGCTGTTGGGACAAGCTTTGCCGGAGCAGTCCGGTCCGCTGAATCCATCgtcgcacacacactctccgtCGATACAGCGCCCCCTGCTGTTGCAGTTCCCAGAACAGGCGGTCTCGGCGCAGTCCTCACCGGTGAAGCCGCTGTGGCACACGCATTTGCCGTCCACACACCTTCCGCGGTCGCCGCAGTCGTTAAGGCAAGATCTTTCAGAGCAGTCCGGTCCGCTGAATCCATCGTCGCACACACACGCTCCGTCGATACAGCGCCCCCTGCTGTTGCAGTTGCCAGGACAGGCGGTCTCGGAGCAGTCCGCACCGGTGAAGCCGCTGTGGCACACGCATTTGCCGTTAACACACTTCCCGCGGTTGTTGCAGTCATCCGGACAGGCCTTCTTCTTTGAGCAGTCCTTGCCGGTGAACCCAGGTTGGCACACGCACTCTCCGTTGACGCAGCGCCCCCTGCTGTTGCAGTTGCCAGGACAGGCGGTCTCGGAGCAATCGGCGCCGGTGAAGCCGCTGTGGCACAAGCATTTGCCGTTAACGCACTTCCCTTGGTTGTTGCAGTCCTCCGGACAGGCCTTCCTTGAGCAGTCTGGACCGGAGAACCCAGGTTGGCACACGCACTCTCCGTCGATACAGCGCCCCCTGCTGTTGCAGTTGCCAGGACAGGCGGTCTCGGAGCAGTCCGCGCCGGTGAAACCGCTGTCGCACACGCATTTCCCGTCCACGCACCTGCCGCGGTCCAAGCAGTCATTTGGGCAAATTCTTTCAGAGCAATCGGGACCGCTGAATCCATCgtcgcacacacactctccgtCGACACAGCGCCCCCTGCTGTTGCAGTTTCCAGGACAGGCGGTCTCGGAGCACTCTGCACCGGTGAAGCCGCTGTGGCACACGCATTTCCCGTCCACGCACCTGCCGTGGTTGCTGCAGCCGTCGGGGCAGCCTCTGCGCGAGCAGTCGGGACCGGTGAAGCCGGGGTCGCACAGACACCGTCCGTCCACGCACCGGCCGCTGTCGTTGCAGTTTCCGGGACAGCTGGTCCGGCTGCAGTCGGGTCCGCTGAAACCGGAGAAGCAGACGCACTTACCGTCCACGCAGCGTCCCTGGTCGCTGCACTCGTTGGGACACTCGTCCATCTCAGGCTTGATGGAGCAGCCTGCACCTGAAGCAGAAGGGACAGACGCGTTAAACAAGGGAGacgacacacagagacacgtcTTAC TCCCGCTACCCCTCATCTTGTCCTACGGGGTCCTAGAGACCCCTCCTGCAGTCCCGCTACCCCTCATCTCGTCTTACCCGGTCCCAGAGACCTCTCCTGCAGTCCCACTACCCCTCATCTCGTCTTACCCGGTCCCAGAGACCTCTCCTGCAGTTGAACGTGTTCCCACTACCCCTCATCTCGTCTTACCCAGTCCCAGAGACCTCTCCTGCA agacctcTCCTGCAATCCCACTACTCCTCATCTCGTCCTACGGGGTCCTAGAGACCCCTCCTGCAATCCCACTACTCCTCATCTCGTCTTACCCGGTCCCAGAGACCTCTCCTGCAATCCCACTACCCCTCATCTCGTCCTACGGGGTCCTAGAGACCCCTCCTACAGTCCCACTACCCCTCATCTTGTCCTACAGG AAGGAGAGTGACCCGCAGATCCGCGTGCAGGTGGAGGGCGGCCTGACCAGCTACACCCAGACGGGCCTGGCAGCCGGTCAGGATTACACCGCCAGCGTCACCGGGGAGGTCGGCGGCAAGAGGGGGGCCGAGACCTCCGCCGAGTTCAGCACCC TCATCTTTGGTCCCACCAACCTTCGAGTCGTCAAGACGACCTCGACGTCTGCGGTGGTCCAATGGGAGCCGTCCCAGGGTGAGATCGACCGGTACCGTTTGACCGTCGCGCCCAACGACGGATCGGGGAAGAGTCAGGAAATGACGGTCCCAGCCGGCCAGGACTCCGCCCACCTCCAGCAGCTGGTGGCGGGGCGTGTGTACGACATCACCCTGGTGGCGGAGAAGGGCGCGAGTCAGAGCAAACCGGCAACCACTCAGGCCACTCCAG GGAAGACGTTACCAAGGGTTGCCATGGCAGCTTCAACCATGCAGGTCCCACTAGCACCTGGACAAAATATCAGCGATGGAGACCAAGAGTTGAACCCAGCGCTTGAAGTCTTTGACCAACAGAGTAGTAGGGAGGATGGGAGCGAGTCCGATGGACCGAATAGACACTCCACGAGCTCTGTGACTGCGAGAACTAAACCTCTGTTCAGCAGAAAGATGCCGGTGAATGGCACCAAGCTCAAAGTTGCTGAAAGGCCCACGTTGTACAGGAAACCCAACGGCACTCTCCGGTTTAACACAACCAGAGTTGTGCCTGGGTGGCGAAACGTTGGCCAAGGATCTTTGAGAAAGTCCCCAGTGgggcagaagaagaaagaaccAATGTTACCCAAAAAACCTAAACCAGGTGTCCCCACGAGCGAAGGCAGGACAACAGCTTTGCATGAAAGAGATCCGAGTGTAGACGCATTGAGCACCAGGAGGAGGCATGATGAGAACAAAGCTTTGTCTGCAGTGTCTGGGACCGATTCAGATACATACAGACAAAGTAGCTCGGAGGAACCAATTGTTGGCGTCGACTCCGAAAGGCAACCAGATGTTGGCGTGGCAGGCCAAGAAAACCACACTGCTCCAGTGTCTCCAGGGCCAACTGGGACCGTTCAAAGCCAAGAGAAGAAATGTATGAATAAAGTCAAAGTGACGCACATCAGATTACCCCATCAGGGCAGAGGCAGCGGGTGTAAAGGGGATGGCACAGAGCTGGTAAGAAAGACAGCGGGTTCAGATCAAGGCTCCTCCGAAACCGATGATTTGAAACCCTCGTCTGCAGAGACGGACCTCGATTACACACCAGGTCCTTTACATAAACTACTGAAGGACACTTTTGACGGTTTGAATATCAAGACGTTTTCTGTTCACCTGTCCGAACCATCAAACCTTTCTCTTGATGCAGAAACAGTGAGGAAGCAGATCATAAGTGGACTCAAGCCATTGCCACCATCCTTTTCCTggtcatcatcatcttcttcatcaaCCTTACAATCCCCCTCACGTTCATCAGCTAAACCAACATCCTCCTCAGTGCCATCATCCCCATCTTCGTTAGCATCACCTTCACTTGCTCCATCTTCATCAACAGCGCCATCATCACTAACATGGTCAATGGCGTCACCCTCTACTTTACCGTCCCCTCCATCATCATCCTCCCTTTCCAGCTCAGATAAATCAGGTTCAGTTGGAAGCAATGAACCAGATGTGGATAACAGCCAAAGTGCGACTGATGTTAAATCACCTGAAGACATGAAACTAACGTCCTCAGAAAAAGGTGGCGTACATCTTTTCCAGCGCACGCCGTCGAAACACGGGTACGTACGTCGCCCGGGTCCAAACGCTGGACTATTTCAGAACAAAACACGTCTAAATCTGAGACTTCCTCACCATTTGACTCCTCGTTTGAATCTCATCCCTAGAAGAGAGACGGAGACCGGTCCTACGTCTACAAATGAATTGTCTTCTTCACCGTCTTCATCTGATTTAGAGGATTCTTCCACAGTTGATGTAAGCGCATCCCTGAGGAATACGAGTGGAGACAAAGATGGCGCAACTAAACCCTCATCCTCTGGAGTTCaacaaaaccaggaaaagatgCCAACAGAAAGAGGACGATTCCCAGTTCGCCGTTTTCCTGGATACTTGCATCGTCCAAACTTGGGACCACTACAGAACAAGACCCGTCCAAATTCGAGCCAGCTGCCTCCCCCCTCTCGGCCTTTGAATCCTGCATCAGAAACAAGGAGACAGCATGTATCTTCCACTGAAGCAACAGTCACTTTATCTTCTGTTGCCAAAGAATCCCATTCAGCTGAAGGTACAGCGCCAAAGGAAGGGGAGAATGAAGACAGAGTTGTGACAAGCATGTCCACTAAGTTCAACCAGACCCTCAGAAGAAGTGAAGCGTTTTCCACCCATCGCCCAACTACCAAAGCTATGGGGTCAAAGGGGACTTATTTCCGTCGGTCGCAGCTGTCTGATGGACGTTCCCAAAACAAAACCCGGACAAACTTAAGACCACCTCAACATCCACATAGAGGTCCCATGCGCAAGCCTTCCCCAGCCAGAAAGCAAACTGGAGGCATTACTGTTGGAAGTCAAATTAGCCATTTAGAAAAGGATAGCACCCTTGAAATCCCAGATGACCAATCAGGAGGGCAGGATGCCCTCATGCCTCCTCAAGGAGTCCAAATTAGACGATTAGGTGAGCAAGGCCAAGACACTGCCGTCAGACCACAGACTAACAAATTAGAAGAGGGGGACGGTGCCCCAATCCAAACTACCAGATCTGGGGAAGAAGAGACAAGCACCCTAGATTCAAAAGCTGACTCTGACACCCACAAAGATGGAGTCAATGCTGGCAAACATCCTGGAGCTACAAGTCGAGGTAAACCAACTCTTAAACAAACATCTGATTCAAGACATGGAGACCCAAGATCTGTCAAACTTCCAAAGAGACAACCACCTACACCAACAAGAAGTATGACCGCACAGAATCCCACCCGGATAAGACACCCCCACAACGGTGGGAACACAAGGACAGAGGACAAAACcagaaatattgcaaaaaagTTGTTTGAGAGTAAAACTGAGAGTATTGATTCTCAACTTCAGATGGGATCAGATGGTCCTTCTTCGATAGTCACAAGGGAACCTCTGGACTATGTGGGAGTGACAAACCGGACATCAGATGGATTTACGCTCGTGTGGGACTCACCCGAAGACAAGTACAAAAACTTTGTTGTCACAAGCAAAGACATTGGGAAAGACGAAGGCCCAAAAAAGGACAGCAAGAAAgatcaagaagaagaagaacaagaagtctCAAGGAAGGAGGCAAAAGATcatgaagaagaacaagaagactTGAGGAAAGAGGCAAAAGATcatgaagaagaacaagaagactTGAGGAAAGAGGCAAAAGatcaggaagaagaaaaagaagatttaAGGAAAGAGGGTGgcaatgaagaggaggaagttaCGCAACAACCAACCAAAGAAACTCATTCAGAAAATGGAAGCAGtgaacatgaaaacaaagtacCTGAAAGCGTCTCCATGCCAGTTCCAAGGATCCAAAGTGGCTCAACAGCCAAACCCGTAGCAGGAACTGACAACACCTTCAAAAAAGTTATTTCTGGTTCATCTCGCTCGTTCCAGTTTGAGAATCTGCCTCCTCAGACCGAGTACACCGTGACCTTGCTTGGAAAGGGTCCTGGTCTTCTCTCCAGACTGCACAAGCTTGTCATCAGTACAG GCCCGGAGCCTCCGACCGACATCGCCTTCAGCGCGGTGACAGAAAACTCTCTGACGGTGTCGTGGACCAAACCCAAGACCCCCATCAGTGGTTTTAAGGTCACCTACACCCACACAGACCACG gTGAGCCGGTGTCTGTGACCGTGGACTCGGGCGACTCCACCCTCGGCCTATCACAGCTCTCGCCTGGTTCTTCCTACGAGGTCAGCATCATCTCCATCCTCGGATTGGACGAGAGCGATCCAATCAAAGACTCTGTCATGACAC TCCCCGACCCGCCCAAAGACCTCCGGGCCGTGAACGTCACAGACACCAAGGCCTTGTTGCTATGGCGTCCAGCGCTGGCCGCCGTCGATAAATACGCCATCGTCTACGGCTCGGGGACAG ACGCAGAGTTGAGGATCACGGTGTCTGGAAACGCGGCGGAGCAGCAGCTCAGCGGCCTGGACGGCTCCACCACCTACACCGTCACCATCAGCAGCCTGCTGGGCAGCACCGAGAGCTCGGGGGCCTCCACCAGCTTCACCACCACCGGGG GCTCTGGGAGAGGGGGGGGCGGTCCCAGCGATCTCCAGGCCAACGACGTGACCCCCCGCACCGctctgttgtcatggaaaccACCCTTAACCCCGACGGTCGGCTACAGACTGACCTATCAGACCGAAGGTCAAGGGCCAAAG GAAGTGGTTGTGGACGCCTCGGTAACCGAGTACAACCTGACCAGACTCCAGCCCGGGTCCAAGTACGTGGTGCAGCTGCAGGCGGGGGCGGGGGGGCGCTACACGGCGCCCATCTCCACCCACTTCACCACCG GCACCCTGAAGTTCCCCTTCCCCTCTGATTGCTCCCAGGAGCTGCTGAACGGCATCAGGACCTCCGGCGAGGTGGAGATCTTCCCTCATGGAAAACTCGGGACGCCGATGATGGTTTACTGCGACATGGAGACGGATGGGGGAGGCTGGACG GTCTTCCAGAGGAGGACGGACGGCTCAGTGGACTTCTTTAGAGGGTGGAAGGACTACACTAAAGGATTTGGTAGTCTGAGTGGAGAGTTCTGGCTGG GCCTGGAGAACCTGTACAACCTGACGGCGATGACCCCCATGAGTCTACGCGTGGACCTGCGAGACAAAGGTGACGCGGTGTTCGCCAAGTACTCGACCTTCGAGCTGATAAAGAGGAACTACAAACTGAGCGTGGGCGGATACAGCGGCACCGCAGGTGGGAGGACACGAGGCTCGGCTGGC gtGTGGTTTCAAAACGCTCGGGCCAAACTGAGACGCTCCCTCACCGCCGACGACTCTCAGGTCAACTCGCCCTCCGCTCCCTACAGAGGCGTAACCGTGGCAACCGGCTCCCCATCTTACTCCCCGCCCGACCAATCACAGCCCTTCTCTTTCAACACCAGCACCATCGACCAGCTGCAGCTCTCCCTGCTCACCGCCCCGCTCAGCTCCCCGCCGGCGAGCCCGGGCGCCAGCCAATCGGCCTTCTTCCTGGACTACGATTCCCAGAGTGCACCAGGGTGTGTCTCCTCTCTGGAGGCCTTCGAGGACTTTGGAGAGGCAGGAGGAGGACCAGAGGGAGATGTTGATTCTGATAGTTCTCATAGACGGCATTACTGCTAA